A stretch of the Lolium perenne isolate Kyuss_39 chromosome 3, Kyuss_2.0, whole genome shotgun sequence genome encodes the following:
- the LOC127344483 gene encoding uncharacterized protein, translated as MSEIQGWADLPECLLHSIVARLGLGSAPDLLAFAATCHSWGAAFSGSLATFPPLLLQQAVPCSNNLVPRHPYLVTDIAKVNLGPNPCSEIPLQLDLFSFMGASYGHLILSHRKSCIVVDLFRGISVAPPPLPVNKPTEISYGALTAPLTSRNSHLIVDAALHNLFWRVGSNSWVKCSTRYGTIKQIVVFKGRVFGMDSDRRIFKVHLAPEISIQELPLMECSMISRKLSNAWLVPCGDMLLLVGFRGPLVVSGVTFEVFHLDLSFEPALWMKVDKLENWAIFISTDKRSQPLSCKNPEIWGGRSNCIYCYNHDAKRWTALELGKPLQGDGTESNSNVFIYMGCDSRVQPMWVVPSILSLRR; from the coding sequence ATGTCTGAAATCCAAGGTTGGGCAGACCTCCCAGAATGCCTGCTGCACTCTATCGTTGCTCGGCTCGGCCTGGGCTCTGCCCCGGATCTTCTTGCCTTTGCTGCCACCTGCCACTCTTGGGGTGCCGCCTTCTCTGGCTCATTAGCAACATTCCCACCTCTCCTTCTCCAACAAGCTGTCCCTTGTAGCAACAACCTGGTGCCTAGACATCCATATCTTGTCACGGATATAGCGAAAGTCAACCTTGGCCCCAACCCTTGCTCTGAGATTCCTCTGCAACTGGACTTGTTTTCCTTCATGGGGGCTTCCTATGGTCATCTCATTCTGTCCCACAGAAAGTCATGCATAGTCGTTGATCTGTTCAGAGGTATTAGTGTCGCACCTCCACCACTACCTGTCAATAAACCCACTGAGATCAGCTATGGTGCCCTCACTGCTCCTCTTACATCACGCAACTCGCATCTCATTGTCGATGCTGCACTGCACAATCTGTTTTGGCGTGTTGGTAGCAACTCTTGGGTGAAATGTTCTACTCGGTATGGAACAATCAAGCAAATCGTGGTGTTCAAAGGGCGGGTCTTTGGCATGGATTCTGATCGCAGGATCTTCAAAGTGCACTTGGCACCCGAGATAAGCATACAGGAACTGCCACTTATGGAGTGTAGCATGATCAGCCGGAAACTTTCTAACGCATGGCTGGTGCCGTGTGGAGATATGCTTCTCTTGGTCGGCTTTCGGGGACCTCTTGTAGTATCGGGGGTAACCTTCGAAGTCTTTCACCTTGACCTATCGTTCGAGCCTGCATTATGGATGAAGGTGGACAAGCTAGAGAATTGGGCTATATTCATCAGCACAGACAAGAGAAGCCAGCCATTATCTTGCAAGAATCCAGAGATATGGGGAGGGAGGAGCAACTGCATATACTGCTATAACCATGACGCTAAACGCTGGACTGCACTTGAGTTGGGCAAGCCACTGCAGGGAGATGGTACCGAATCAAATTCAAACGTCTTCATTTACATGGGCTGCGACAGCAGGGTGCAACCTATGTGGGTTGTCCCCAGCATTCTCTCTCTGCGTCGGTGA
- the LOC127344482 gene encoding aspartic proteinase PCS1-like, translated as MPPHLVLCLLLVLLAVLWSSCEAATAGTKPLLLSLRARQMPARALPRQPSKLRFHHNVSLTVSLAVGTPPQNVTMVLDTGSELSWLLCAPSSGEGSRNASTTTFRPRASASFAAVPCASPQCRSRDLPSPPACDGASQRCQVSLSYADGSSSDGALATDVFAVGSSAAAGAPPLRAAFGCMSSAFDSSPDGVASAGLLGMNRGALSFVSQASTRRFSYCISDRDDAGVLLLGHSDLPTFLPLNYTPLYQPARPLPYFDRVAYSVQLLGIRVGAKHLPIPASVLAPDHTGAGQTMVDSGTQFTFLLGDAYAAVKAEFLRQTRPLPLLRALGDEEPGFAFQEAFDTCFRVPRGRAPPAARLPRVTLLFNGAEMAVGGDRLLYKVPGERRGGGDAVWCLTFGNADLVPIMAYVIGHHHQMNLWVEYDLERGRVGLAPVRCDVASERLGLML; from the coding sequence ATGCCTCCCCATCTGGTCCTCTGCCTGCTCCTCGTCCTGCTCGCCGTGCTATGGTCTTCCTgtgaggcggcgacggcggggaCGAAGCCGCTGCTGCTGTCGCTGCGGGCGCGGCAGATGCCGGCCAGGGCGCTGCCGCGGCAGCCGAGCAAGCTGCGGTTCCACCACAACGTCAGCCTCACCGTCTCGCTCGCCGTCGGGACCCCGCCGCAGAACGTCACCATGGTGCTCGACACCGGCAGCGAGCTGTCCTGGCTGCTCTGCGCGCCGTCCAGCGGCGAAGGCAGTCGCAACGCCTCGACGACGACCTTCCGCCCGAGGGCCTCGGCCAGCTTCGCGGCGGTGCCCTGCGCCTCCCCGCAGTGCCGCTCCCGCGACCTGCCGTCCCCGCCGGCCTGCGACGGGGCCTCGCAGCGGTGCCAGGTGTCGCTCTCCTACGCGGACGGGTCGTCCTCCGACGGCGCGCTGGCGACGGACGTCTTCGCCGTCGGCAGCAGCGCGGCGGCGGGGGCGCCGCCCCTCCGCGCGGCGTTCGGCTGCATGTCCTCCGCGTTCGACTCCTCCCCGGACGGCGTGGCCAGCGCGGGGCTGCTGGGCATGAACCGCGGCGCGCTCTCCTTCGTCTCGCAGGCCAGCACCCGCCGCTTCTCCTACTGCATCTCCGACCGCGACGACGCGGGGGTGCTGCTCCTGGGCCACAGCGACCTCCCCACCTTCCTCCCGCTCAACTACACGCCCCTGTACCAGCCGGCGCGCCCGCTGCCCTACTTCGACCGCGTGGCCTACTCCGTGCAGCTCCTGGGCATCCGCGTCGGCGCGAAACACCTGCCCATCCCGGCGTCCGTCCTCGCGCCGGACCACACGGGCGCCGGGCAGACGATGGTGGACTCCGGCACGcagttcaccttcctcctcggCGACGCCTACGCGGCGGTGAAAGCCGAGTTCTTGCGGCAGACCAggccgctgccgctcctccgGGCGCTGGGCGACGAGGAGCCGGGCTTCGCGTTCCAGGAGGCGTTCGACACCTGCTTCCGCGTGCCCCGCGGGCGGGCGCCGCCGGCGGCGCGGCTCCCGCGCGTGACGCTGCTGTTCAACGGCGCGGAGATGGCGGTGGGCGGCGACCGGCTGCTGTACAAGGTCCCCGGGGAGCGGCGCGGGGGCGGCGACGCCGTGTGGTGCCTCACGTTCGGGAACGCGGACTTGGTGCCCATCATGGCGTACGTGATCGGGCACCACCACCAGATGAACCTGTGGGTGGAGTACGACCTGGAGCGCGGCCGCGTCGGCCTCGCCCCCGTCCGATGCGACGTGGCCAGCGAGCGCCTCGGCCTCATGCTCTGA